Proteins encoded together in one bacterium window:
- a CDS encoding T9SS type A sorting domain-containing protein has translation MKTFLQSLFFFLLATQFCFAQWYQQYPALNIVTFSNLYDVTLIDANNGWAVGDSGTILKTTDDGINWIEQQSNVTNKLNAVCFIDANNGWAVGDGGTITRTTNGGVSWLQQSPGVSQNLNEVSFCDDNRGLVVGDNGKVLRTIDGGNNWTSQTLGNSISFSGAYLISANVGWIVGSKGTILGSRGLIFRTTDGGQTWIEKDLPLTCEFCWDVFFIDDNTGWITAKRLVEDRIVLKTTNGGTNWISHTIAYSSWLRKIHFEDLNTGWIVGDNGVFKTTDGGIQWTPQSFPGYFFCSISFRNTSVGIIVGGVGTILNSTNGGNDWSILYNAFTYNLNAVAFRDENNGIIVGYSGRMLITSDGGSLWVPHTSGIYQTLNDIQFVDDNYGWAVGDNGTIIKTTNGGVSWFQQMGDSVFSLTAVHFINVNIGWVIGDVVLKTTNGGISWINQSTPAGSLRDVHFIDASTGFIASAQYWGEGCDGSILKTTNGGETWSEQPVQDSTEWNAWHSISFSDSQNGIAVGTRCETMSGWGDIFRTTDGGVNWILAFENDFYSFFFTSAASSDSNYFWVSGFDFSRGSVILFSSDNGLNWTSQIDSGLYNNSLNDICFVNSTTGWAVGDNGLILHTTNSGVPVELTSFTASANGKEVILNWSTATETNNQGFEILRFAQNDNEWETIGYVSGFGTTTEPKSYSHTDSKVSAGRYTYRLKQIDFDGSYEYSPEAEVVVSALLVFSLDQNYPNPFNPNTVISYQLPVSSDVTIKVFDILGNEVATLINDYKTAGKYEVEFNQASINPNLVSGIYVYQLKAGEYSSVKKMILLK, from the coding sequence ATGAAAACTTTTTTGCAATCTTTGTTTTTCTTTTTACTGGCAACTCAATTTTGTTTTGCACAATGGTATCAACAGTATCCAGCATTAAATATAGTAACATTCAGCAATCTATATGATGTTACACTTATTGATGCAAACAACGGCTGGGCTGTGGGTGATAGTGGTACAATACTTAAAACCACTGATGACGGTATCAATTGGATTGAACAGCAGAGCAACGTTACAAATAAGTTAAATGCTGTGTGTTTTATTGATGCAAATAATGGTTGGGCAGTTGGTGATGGCGGCACCATCACAAGAACGACAAATGGAGGCGTTAGCTGGTTACAACAATCACCAGGGGTAAGTCAAAATTTAAATGAGGTTTCTTTTTGTGATGACAATCGAGGATTAGTGGTTGGTGATAATGGTAAAGTCCTTAGGACAATAGATGGCGGCAATAACTGGACTTCACAGACATTAGGTAATTCAATTTCATTTTCTGGCGCATATCTAATTAGTGCAAATGTAGGATGGATAGTTGGTAGTAAAGGTACAATTTTAGGTTCTCGGGGATTAATATTTAGAACTACTGACGGTGGGCAAACTTGGATTGAGAAAGATCTACCACTCACATGTGAATTTTGTTGGGATGTTTTTTTTATTGATGATAACACTGGTTGGATTACTGCTAAGAGATTAGTAGAGGATCGGATTGTTTTAAAAACTACCAACGGTGGTACAAATTGGATCTCTCATACTATCGCTTATTCCTCGTGGTTAAGAAAGATACATTTTGAAGATTTAAATACCGGTTGGATTGTAGGGGATAATGGAGTATTCAAAACTACAGATGGAGGCATACAATGGACACCCCAATCATTTCCTGGATACTTTTTTTGTTCCATTTCTTTTCGTAATACTAGTGTGGGTATAATAGTTGGGGGAGTGGGAACAATTCTAAATTCAACTAATGGAGGTAATGATTGGAGTATTTTATATAATGCATTCACTTACAATTTAAATGCAGTTGCTTTCAGAGATGAAAACAATGGGATAATTGTTGGCTATAGTGGCAGAATGTTGATAACTTCTGATGGAGGATCATTGTGGGTGCCACATACAAGTGGAATATATCAAACTCTTAATGATATTCAGTTTGTTGATGATAATTATGGCTGGGCAGTTGGTGATAACGGTACAATAATAAAGACCACCAATGGAGGTGTTAGTTGGTTTCAGCAAATGGGTGATTCCGTTTTCTCCCTGACTGCAGTTCATTTTATTAATGTAAATATTGGATGGGTAATTGGCGATGTAGTATTAAAAACTACAAACGGAGGGATTAGTTGGATAAACCAATCAACTCCAGCAGGTTCACTTAGAGATGTTCACTTTATTGATGCGAGTACAGGTTTCATAGCATCCGCACAATATTGGGGTGAAGGTTGTGATGGTTCGATTCTAAAAACCACAAATGGAGGGGAGACTTGGAGCGAGCAACCAGTCCAGGATTCTACTGAATGGAATGCATGGCATAGTATTTCGTTTTCAGATAGTCAAAATGGCATTGCAGTTGGAACTAGATGCGAGACTATGTCTGGCTGGGGCGATATATTTCGAACAACCGATGGCGGTGTTAATTGGATATTAGCTTTTGAAAATGATTTCTATAGTTTTTTCTTCACTAGTGCTGCTTCTTCTGATTCAAATTATTTCTGGGTTAGTGGATTTGATTTTTCCAGAGGTAGTGTAATTCTATTTAGTAGTGATAATGGATTAAATTGGACAAGTCAAATTGATTCGGGTTTATATAATAATTCATTAAATGATATCTGCTTTGTCAATTCTACTACAGGATGGGCTGTTGGTGACAATGGTCTTATCCTTCACACAACCAACAGTGGTGTTCCTGTCGAACTCACATCTTTTACTGCATCAGCAAACGGTAAAGAAGTAATACTAAACTGGTCAACTGCAACAGAAACTAATAATCAGGGATTTGAGATTCTTCGCTTTGCTCAGAATGACAATGAGTGGGAAACCATTGGTTATGTTTCGGGATTTGGAACCACAACAGAACCTAAATCATACAGCCACACAGATTCAAAAGTTTCAGCAGGAAGATACACATACCGCTTAAAGCAAATAGACTTTGATGGCAGTTATGAATACTCACCGGAAGCTGAAGTAGTAGTTTCTGCACTGTTAGTATTCTCGCTTGATCAGAATTATCCGAATCCATTTAATCCAAATACGGTGATCAGTTATCAGTTACCAGTTAGCAGTGATGTAACAATAAAAGTTTTTGACATACTTGGAAATGAAGTTGCCACACTTATTAATGATTACAAAACAGCAGGAAAATATGAAGTTGAGTTCAATCAGGCATCCATTAACCCGAACCTTGTATCCGGAATCTATGTCTATCAATTAAAAGCAGGAGAATATTCATCTGTTAAGAAAATGATTCTTTTAAAGTAA
- a CDS encoding T9SS type A sorting domain-containing protein, which yields MKKSYLMIAGLFLLQLNVFAQTTVTNLNAFYRDGQVFVTWDNLTVTGVRYNLYKSPDPIHYGFQLASAQNLGLVRDNSARNLRLTNILLTGTRYFKIDSAGTPLPNTKGLFVATSTEEGSFYYTVTTSVGGIEDTTIIYSENSLSVPVAETVAIPRPVWQETASVTGRVFEIYVQFVSKVTSSIYPQMTNEGSFAFHFAINKNGFVSQDHPVIFYMRPSGRNFLEYIWGIDDPNEYVVTIDDWLPNGNQLASLYYGYHEDFDIFSNSNPIPTSGTIFKYTAARVEFTVNWCLNNLPVDTTKVYMTGWSMGGIGNVVNFIMVPEKIAAIFISAPEFNMATSPFSYANQLWGTLATNLPTNEDYTRNERLNSCYMITEKKNTSIPVMYTFCGKNDVNVGWTEKIAFYDSMNNSNHGGFHFWSQTDHQNVYTQWVPNFPNFHFLIRYSTNVSYPAFSNCSFNDNPGNGSPTNGDPIGSINGYLDWTDDIIDSTDRWEVNLFVHDLITTQGTLAAPDSGTTDITLRRLQEFSVSVGETVFWENYQNNLLVQQGFFTYTGNLITIPEVKVYKDSSHLKVFTLNTFQLAVEIANGWNMVSIPGLHPTDQNVDTWWAFRDQGANVFRYAGGYQTVTDAVPGTGYWMKHSGARTYNTGDEWPAGGIQIVPHAPLTAASGWNLFGGYELSVTAANVTTNPPGLQSGPIYKYSGGYSPATTLDPGFGYWIKLTGAGQIIIPETMAKGEVVEYFPEDWGRIVLTDAAGRSYTLYAANIEVDLNLYELPPAPPAGMFDIRYSSGRIAEDLNNTQAIEMSGVVYPLKVKVENMDIRLQDETGKILNVNMKDGENVIIDNSTITKLMVSGELIPSTYSLSQNYPNPFNPTTKIQYSIREKQFVTLVIYDILGSKVVTLVNEEKTAGKYEVEFDGITLPSGVYFYQLKAGSFVETKKMLLLK from the coding sequence ATGAAAAAGTCATACTTAATGATTGCTGGATTATTTCTTTTACAATTAAACGTTTTTGCACAAACAACAGTAACTAACCTCAACGCGTTTTACCGTGATGGACAGGTGTTTGTCACCTGGGATAATTTAACTGTAACTGGTGTTAGGTATAACTTGTATAAATCACCAGATCCAATCCATTATGGTTTTCAACTTGCATCCGCACAAAATTTGGGTTTAGTCCGGGATAACTCGGCTAGAAATCTCAGACTAACAAACATATTATTAACTGGCACAAGATATTTTAAAATTGATTCGGCAGGAACGCCGCTACCAAACACTAAAGGTTTATTTGTTGCGACCTCTACAGAAGAAGGTTCCTTTTACTATACTGTTACAACATCGGTCGGAGGGATTGAAGATACTACAATAATTTATTCAGAGAATTCACTGTCAGTTCCTGTTGCTGAGACGGTTGCTATACCTCGCCCAGTCTGGCAGGAAACAGCATCTGTAACTGGAAGAGTATTTGAAATATATGTGCAATTTGTTTCTAAAGTAACCTCATCAATCTATCCTCAGATGACTAATGAAGGATCATTCGCCTTCCACTTTGCAATAAACAAAAATGGATTTGTTTCTCAAGATCATCCGGTAATATTTTATATGAGACCTAGTGGAAGAAATTTTCTAGAATATATATGGGGAATTGATGATCCAAATGAATATGTAGTAACGATAGATGACTGGTTACCAAACGGAAACCAATTAGCTTCATTATATTATGGATACCATGAAGATTTTGATATTTTTTCTAATAGTAATCCAATACCTACAAGTGGCACTATTTTCAAATACACTGCTGCAAGAGTCGAATTTACTGTAAACTGGTGTTTAAACAATTTACCGGTGGATACAACAAAAGTATATATGACAGGCTGGTCTATGGGTGGAATTGGTAATGTAGTAAATTTTATTATGGTACCCGAAAAAATTGCAGCTATTTTTATTTCTGCTCCAGAATTTAATATGGCGACCTCTCCTTTTTCTTACGCAAATCAATTGTGGGGAACGTTGGCTACAAACCTACCAACAAACGAAGATTACACGAGGAATGAGAGATTAAATTCTTGCTATATGATTACTGAGAAAAAAAACACCTCAATTCCCGTTATGTACACTTTTTGTGGGAAGAATGATGTAAATGTTGGCTGGACTGAAAAGATAGCTTTCTACGATTCAATGAATAATTCTAATCACGGTGGTTTCCACTTTTGGAGTCAAACGGATCACCAAAATGTTTATACTCAATGGGTCCCAAACTTTCCAAACTTCCATTTCCTTATTCGATATAGTACTAACGTTTCTTATCCGGCTTTTTCAAATTGTTCATTCAATGATAATCCGGGTAATGGTTCGCCGACGAACGGAGATCCAATAGGAAGCATTAATGGTTATCTTGACTGGACAGACGACATCATAGATTCGACGGACCGCTGGGAGGTTAACTTGTTTGTGCACGATCTAATTACTACACAAGGCACATTAGCAGCGCCAGATTCAGGAACTACGGATATTACACTCAGAAGATTACAGGAATTCTCTGTTTCGGTGGGTGAGACGGTATTTTGGGAAAATTATCAAAATAACCTTCTTGTTCAGCAAGGATTTTTCACATATACAGGAAATTTAATTACTATCCCCGAAGTCAAAGTATATAAAGATTCAAGCCATCTTAAAGTATTCACATTAAACACTTTTCAGCTAGCAGTTGAAATAGCCAACGGTTGGAATATGGTTTCCATTCCGGGCTTGCATCCAACAGATCAAAATGTAGACACCTGGTGGGCATTCAGAGATCAGGGTGCAAACGTCTTCAGATATGCTGGCGGATATCAGACTGTAACTGATGCAGTACCAGGCACAGGTTATTGGATGAAACACTCAGGAGCCAGAACCTATAACACAGGAGACGAATGGCCAGCAGGTGGAATACAGATAGTCCCACACGCTCCGTTAACAGCAGCTTCAGGCTGGAATTTGTTTGGTGGATATGAGCTAAGTGTAACAGCAGCTAACGTAACAACAAATCCTCCTGGATTACAGAGTGGGCCGATCTATAAGTATTCAGGTGGATACTCACCAGCAACAACATTGGATCCGGGATTCGGTTATTGGATTAAGCTGACAGGGGCAGGACAGATAATCATACCAGAGACTATGGCAAAAGGTGAAGTGGTAGAATACTTCCCGGAAGATTGGGGAAGAATAGTACTGACAGATGCGGCGGGTAGAAGTTATACACTATATGCAGCAAACATTGAGGTTGATCTCAATTTGTATGAGTTGCCACCAGCACCACCAGCAGGAATGTTTGATATCAGATATTCAAGCGGAAGAATAGCCGAAGACTTGAATAATACTCAAGCTATTGAGATGAGTGGGGTAGTTTATCCGTTAAAAGTAAAAGTAGAAAATATGGATATAAGACTTCAGGATGAGACAGGAAAGATCTTGAATGTCAATATGAAGGATGGGGAAAATGTAATAATTGATAACTCAACTATCACCAAACTGATGGTATCTGGAGAACTAATTCCTTCGACCTATTCACTTTCACAGAATTATCCGAATCCATTCAATCCAACAACCAAGATTCAATATTCGATCCGAGAAAAACAATTTGTAACGCTTGTCATTTACGATATACTCGGCAGTAAAGTAGTAACACTTGTGAATGAGGAAAAGACAGCAGGGAAATATGAAGTTGAGTTTGACGGAATCACACTACCAAGCGGAGTTTATTTCTATCAACTCAAGGCAGGTTCATTTGTTGAAACGAAGAAGATGTTATTGTTGAAGTGA
- the ndk gene encoding nucleoside-diphosphate kinase — MGNKTLAIIKPDAVQKGFTGEIISMILKAGFKIKAMKMVHLTKSSAEGFYAVHKERHFFKDLVAYMTSGPCVPIALERENAVEEYRKLIGATDPKKAAEGTVRKLYAVDIQLNAVHGSDSDENAEKEISHFFSKDELLNNYSE, encoded by the coding sequence TTGGGTAACAAAACTTTAGCTATCATTAAACCTGATGCAGTTCAAAAAGGATTTACAGGCGAAATAATTTCAATGATCTTAAAAGCCGGATTTAAAATTAAAGCGATGAAGATGGTGCATCTTACAAAATCTTCCGCTGAAGGATTTTACGCTGTGCATAAGGAAAGACATTTTTTCAAAGATCTTGTAGCCTATATGACTTCAGGCCCTTGTGTTCCGATTGCACTTGAAAGAGAAAATGCAGTTGAGGAGTACCGAAAACTTATTGGTGCAACTGATCCAAAAAAAGCCGCTGAGGGAACTGTTCGCAAACTTTATGCGGTTGATATTCAGCTTAATGCTGTTCACGGATCCGACTCCGATGAAAATGCTGAAAAAGAAATCTCACATTTCTTCTCAAAAGATGAATTACTGAACAATTATTCAGAATGA
- a CDS encoding type II toxin-antitoxin system HicA family toxin: MLPYFKIINTLQRNGWVVVRQKGSHIRMHKHIPGELLKITVPAHTPVKRSTLSHILKQARIETEEFLKLL, translated from the coding sequence ATCCTTCCATACTTTAAAATCATTAATACACTTCAAAGAAATGGATGGGTGGTAGTCAGGCAAAAAGGAAGTCATATCAGGATGCATAAACATATTCCGGGTGAACTTTTAAAGATTACTGTTCCAGCTCATACACCTGTCAAACGATCAACTTTGTCTCACATCTTAAAACAAGCACGAATCGAGACCGAGGAATTTTTAAAACTATTATAA
- a CDS encoding type II toxin-antitoxin system HicB family antitoxin has protein sequence MKVKVALEKSDEGGYTVYVPSLPGCISEGESIEEAIDNIIEAIELYLEPIEDDTAGLSDVIIKEINL, from the coding sequence ATGAAAGTTAAAGTTGCTCTCGAAAAAAGTGATGAAGGTGGATATACAGTTTATGTCCCATCTCTTCCCGGGTGCATCAGTGAAGGTGAATCAATTGAAGAAGCAATAGATAATATAATTGAAGCCATAGAACTTTATCTTGAACCAATCGAGGATGATACTGCCGGGTTAAGCGATGTGATTATTAAAGAAATTAACTTATGA
- the sucD gene encoding succinate--CoA ligase subunit alpha has translation MSILVNKQTRLLVQGITGGEGSFHTQQMIDYGTKVVAGVTPGKGGTEHLGVPVFNTVADAVKKTKANTSVIFVPPAFAADAILESANSGIKVIICITEGIPAADMIKVYNSIKEKGVVLVGPNCPGVISPGEAKVGIMPGFIHKKGNIGIVSRSGTLTYEAVKQIVDVGLGQSTAVGIGGDPVIGSKFIDIIKLFNEDRETKGIVMIGEIGGSAEEEAAEFIKKNVKKPVVGFIAGRTAPPGRRMGHAGAIISGGKGTAAEKMAAMKKAGIQVVENPAEIGITMLKAISKKKKTTAKKVSSKKKTLTKRSSIKKKKK, from the coding sequence ATGAGCATTCTTGTTAATAAACAAACCAGACTATTAGTACAAGGAATCACCGGCGGTGAAGGTTCATTTCATACTCAGCAAATGATAGATTACGGAACTAAAGTAGTTGCAGGTGTTACTCCAGGTAAAGGAGGGACAGAGCATCTTGGTGTTCCGGTCTTTAATACTGTTGCAGATGCAGTTAAGAAAACTAAAGCTAATACTTCTGTAATTTTTGTCCCCCCGGCATTTGCTGCAGATGCAATACTCGAATCAGCGAACTCAGGAATAAAAGTAATCATCTGCATCACCGAAGGTATACCTGCTGCGGATATGATAAAAGTTTATAACTCAATAAAGGAAAAAGGTGTAGTGTTAGTTGGTCCGAATTGTCCGGGAGTTATCTCACCCGGAGAAGCAAAAGTCGGAATAATGCCTGGCTTCATTCACAAAAAAGGAAATATTGGTATTGTTTCAAGAAGTGGAACATTGACTTACGAAGCGGTAAAGCAGATTGTCGATGTTGGACTCGGTCAATCAACGGCAGTTGGAATTGGCGGAGATCCCGTGATCGGTTCAAAGTTTATTGATATCATAAAATTATTTAATGAAGACCGCGAGACAAAAGGCATCGTAATGATTGGTGAAATCGGCGGAAGTGCTGAGGAAGAAGCTGCTGAGTTCATCAAAAAAAATGTGAAGAAACCAGTTGTTGGATTTATCGCAGGTAGAACCGCACCTCCAGGAAGAAGAATGGGACACGCTGGTGCAATAATCTCCGGAGGAAAAGGAACAGCTGCAGAAAAGATGGCAGCAATGAAGAAAGCCGGTATTCAAGTAGTCGAAAATCCTGCAGAGATTGGTATTACAATGCTTAAAGCAATTTCAAAGAAGAAGAAAACTACTGCCAAAAAAGTTTCTTCAAAGAAAAAAACATTGACAAAAAGATCTTCGATAAAGAAGAAAAAGAAATAA
- a CDS encoding twin-arginine translocase TatA/TatE family subunit, with amino-acid sequence MFGNLGAGEIILIVLVVLLLFGAKKIPELARGIGKGMSEFKKGLKDVESEIKSADTDSKKIDEKKDSK; translated from the coding sequence ATGTTCGGTAATTTAGGCGCAGGCGAGATAATTCTAATAGTTCTGGTTGTATTACTACTTTTTGGAGCAAAAAAAATTCCGGAACTTGCACGTGGTATCGGCAAAGGTATGAGTGAATTCAAAAAGGGACTTAAAGACGTTGAGAGTGAAATAAAATCTGCAGATACCGATTCAAAAAAAATAGACGAGAAAAAAGATTCAAAATAA
- the purQ gene encoding phosphoribosylformylglycinamidine synthase subunit PurQ → MLSETKFASGRSKPKFGVVVFPGSNCDHDTYYVLRKIIDVDVVFLWHKQPSLEDCDILILPGGFSYGDYLRTGSIARFSPIMNEVIKFANGGGYVLGICNGFQILLEAGLLPGVMIRNESLNFVCKDIYLKVENMNTNFTKAINGNSVLKIPIAHGEGNYFTDQRTLNELEENQQIVFRYCSSDGLITADANPNGSVNNIAGIMNKKGNVLGMMPHPERSSDPVLGKTDGSLIFKSLVNNIFN, encoded by the coding sequence ATGTTGAGTGAAACGAAATTCGCCTCCGGCAGAAGTAAACCTAAATTCGGAGTTGTTGTTTTTCCTGGTTCTAATTGTGACCACGACACTTATTATGTGCTTAGAAAAATTATTGATGTGGATGTCGTCTTTCTCTGGCACAAGCAACCTTCTTTGGAAGATTGTGATATTCTTATTCTTCCCGGTGGTTTCTCCTATGGTGACTATTTGAGAACAGGTTCAATCGCCCGCTTCTCTCCAATAATGAACGAGGTGATCAAGTTCGCAAATGGCGGTGGTTATGTTTTAGGCATTTGCAATGGATTTCAAATATTGCTCGAAGCTGGTTTGCTTCCCGGAGTTATGATCAGAAATGAATCTTTAAACTTCGTGTGTAAAGACATTTATCTTAAAGTTGAAAATATGAATACAAATTTCACCAAAGCAATCAATGGAAATAGTGTTCTAAAAATTCCGATTGCACACGGCGAAGGAAATTACTTTACCGATCAAAGAACATTGAATGAACTTGAGGAAAACCAGCAGATCGTGTTCAGGTATTGTTCAAGCGACGGCTTAATAACTGCAGATGCCAATCCAAACGGTTCGGTAAACAATATTGCCGGGATTATGAATAAGAAAGGTAATGTGTTGGGAATGATGCCTCATCCTGAAAGGAGCAGTGATCCGGTCTTGGGAAAAACAGACGGAAGTCTTATTTTCAAATCATTAGTAAATAATATTTTTAATTGA
- the purS gene encoding phosphoribosylformylglycinamidine synthase subunit PurS, whose amino-acid sequence MFKAKVLIKRRKTILDPQGKAVEIGAKHLGLTNIKNTRIDKFIEFNVDTSDRKSAEQEVNEYCKKLLANPIMEDYEFTLEEV is encoded by the coding sequence ATGTTCAAAGCAAAAGTTCTTATTAAAAGAAGAAAAACCATACTTGACCCTCAGGGAAAAGCAGTCGAAATTGGTGCAAAACATCTTGGACTCACGAACATCAAAAATACACGGATTGATAAATTCATCGAGTTCAATGTGGATACTTCCGACAGGAAATCTGCTGAACAGGAAGTCAACGAATATTGTAAAAAACTTCTCGCAAATCCGATTATGGAAGATTATGAATTTACGCTTGAAGAGGTATAA
- the pssA gene encoding CDP-diacylglycerol--serine O-phosphatidyltransferase, whose product MNRPRLTPSVIPNLFTAMNMFCGFLSILSASEGNFNYAAWLIFVAAVFDALDGMVARLTNSSSELGVELDSLSDIVSFGAAPSFLLYKTFFYSMNTWGIIISALPLIAGGFRLARFNIQLVGFSKSFFLGLPIPSAALTIASFILAFYDEGFTKPMSDFIAPLILVLSYLMVSNIRYEVIPKISLKSIKEKPFHFIFLLIAVLLVIFMYTKGLFLVFVFMIVIGIFRHLYKLITSPSAN is encoded by the coding sequence ATGAACCGACCCCGGCTTACTCCTTCTGTAATACCAAATCTTTTTACCGCAATGAATATGTTTTGCGGTTTTCTCTCAATACTCAGTGCTTCAGAAGGAAATTTTAACTACGCTGCCTGGCTCATTTTTGTTGCGGCCGTTTTTGACGCGCTTGACGGAATGGTTGCGAGATTAACCAACTCGTCAAGTGAACTGGGGGTGGAACTTGATTCCCTTTCGGATATTGTGAGTTTTGGTGCGGCACCTTCTTTTCTTCTCTATAAAACTTTTTTTTATTCGATGAATACCTGGGGAATTATTATTAGTGCTTTACCGCTAATTGCCGGGGGTTTCAGACTTGCCCGATTCAATATTCAGCTTGTCGGATTCTCAAAATCTTTCTTTCTTGGATTACCAATCCCATCTGCAGCATTGACAATTGCATCGTTCATACTTGCTTTTTATGATGAAGGTTTTACAAAGCCAATGTCTGATTTTATCGCACCATTGATTCTTGTTCTTTCATATTTAATGGTAAGTAATATCAGGTATGAAGTTATTCCGAAAATTTCCCTGAAAAGTATAAAGGAAAAACCATTTCATTTTATTTTCTTATTGATTGCAGTCCTGCTTGTAATTTTTATGTATACAAAAGGATTGTTCCTTGTTTTTGTTTTCATGATAGTGATTGGTATTTTTCGGCATCTTTACAAATTGATTACATCACCTTCTGCCAATTAA
- a CDS encoding phosphatidylserine decarboxylase family protein: protein MFTKYGYTTIGIVTVIVFLLISLSFFIQSNPLKILIIIIAAAILFLTLNFFRDPERKIPTKKGIIITPADGKVIVIRQNIFNHFVGENCNQISVFMSPLNVHVNRIPIDGKVEHLKYHEGKFIAAFEDKASENNERMETGIKSSYGKVLFTQIAGFLARRIVNELKIGDEVKIGERFGMIKFGSRLDIFVPSNFIPVVNMNDNVYAGETILFEVKK, encoded by the coding sequence ATGTTCACAAAGTATGGTTACACAACCATTGGAATCGTTACTGTAATAGTATTCCTTCTTATTTCACTAAGTTTCTTTATTCAAAGTAACCCTCTGAAAATTTTGATTATCATCATTGCCGCGGCAATTTTATTTTTAACATTAAACTTTTTTAGAGATCCGGAAAGAAAAATTCCTACAAAAAAAGGAATTATTATTACTCCGGCAGATGGGAAAGTAATTGTCATCAGGCAGAATATCTTTAATCATTTTGTCGGAGAAAATTGTAACCAGATTTCCGTTTTTATGTCGCCGCTGAACGTTCACGTAAACAGAATACCAATTGACGGTAAAGTTGAACATTTAAAATATCATGAGGGGAAATTCATTGCTGCTTTTGAGGATAAAGCATCCGAAAATAATGAAAGGATGGAAACTGGAATTAAAAGCAGTTATGGCAAAGTACTTTTTACTCAGATTGCTGGTTTTCTCGCCAGAAGAATTGTTAATGAGTTAAAGATAGGTGATGAAGTAAAGATTGGTGAAAGATTCGGAATGATTAAATTCGGCAGCAGGCTGGATATTTTCGTACCTTCAAACTTTATTCCGGTTGTGAATATGAACGATAATGTTTATGCCGGAGAAACAATTCTCTTTGAAGTAAAAAAATAA
- a CDS encoding YbaB/EbfC family nucleoid-associated protein, with product MKGGMQAMLKQVQKMQEEMQKVQSGLGNLTVSEEAGGGMIKATANGNREIISIEIDPQVINKDEKEILEDLVVAAVNKAISSAAKLAEEEMAKVTKGMIPPGMNIPGL from the coding sequence ATGAAGGGCGGAATGCAAGCGATGCTTAAACAGGTGCAGAAGATGCAGGAAGAAATGCAGAAAGTGCAGAGCGGACTTGGGAATCTTACAGTTTCGGAGGAAGCTGGCGGAGGTATGATTAAAGCAACAGCGAATGGAAATCGAGAAATTATATCTATTGAAATTGATCCGCAGGTAATCAATAAAGACGAAAAAGAAATACTTGAAGATTTAGTTGTGGCTGCAGTGAATAAGGCGATTTCTTCAGCAGCAAAATTGGCTGAAGAAGAAATGGCTAAAGTAACAAAAGGAATGATTCCACCAGGCATGAACATCCCGGGATTATAA